One part of the Ziziphus jujuba cultivar Dongzao chromosome 2, ASM3175591v1 genome encodes these proteins:
- the LOC107418282 gene encoding cytochrome P450 71A1-like has protein sequence MLKQCWKKLQSATFFDPIIFSVILIFFSVYLYKLISKGPKLNYPPSPPKLPIIGNIYQLSTQLHRSLQALSEKYGPLILLHLGSSPTLIVSSAEIAKEILKSHDSVFQNRPGLKAADVLFCGCIDVAFCPYGEYWRQAKKICVLELLSLKSVQGFQFVREEEVADMVEKIRHRCEDGGEVDLGEMFTAMSNNIASRSALGRKYEGEHGDESFGALSKKAMELIGTFNFRDSIPYLKFMDVLTGFDAKLKKTAKAFHALLDQVIDEHQKSNNYDQQLSDKKDLVDILLHLQKDGELGVNLTRESLIAILLDMFIGGTDTTATTMEWAMAELMKNPTIMKKAQEEVRRVVGSKTKVDECDMDEMEYLKCVVKETLRLHAPVMVTRESSSSVHSKLQGYDIPPKTKVLINAWAIQRDPKLWENPEEFVPERFIDNPVDFKGNHDQFIPFGAGRRGCPGMTFAVVEAEYVLANLLYWFDWKLPNGVTVEDFDMSDVFELVIRKKIPLRLVPVLH, from the exons ATGTTGAAGCAATGTTGGAAAAAGCTCCAATCTGCAACTTTCTTCGATCCCATCATTTTCTCTGTTATTCTCATCTTCTTCTCTGTATATTTGTACAAGCTTATTAGTAAAGGTCCGAAACTCAATTACCCTCCATCACCCCCAAAGCTCCCAATAATAGGAAATATATACCAGCTTAGCACACAACTCCATAGATCTCTACAGGCTCTCTCTGAGAAATATGGCCCTCTAATTCTCCTCCATTTGGGTAGCTCTCCAACTCTGATAGTTTCTTCAGCTGAGATAGCAAAAGAGATATTGAAATCCCATGACTCTGTTTTCCAAAATAGGCCTGGACTAAAAGCCGCAGATGTTCTCTTCTGTGGATGCATAGACGTAGCATTTTGTCCCTATGGCGAATACTGGAGACAAGCCAAGAAAATTTGTGTTCTTGAACTTTTGAGCCTAAAAAGTGTGCAAGGTTTTCAGTTTGTTAGGGAAGAAGAAGTTGCAGACATGGTTGAAAAGATCCGCCATAGATGTGAAGATGGAGGTGAAGTTGATCTTGGTGAGATGTTTACCGCCATGTCAAATAACATAGCTTCAAGATCTGCACTTGGAAGAAAATATGAAGGAGAACATGGCGATGAGAGCTTCGGAGCTCTTTCTAAGAAGGCAATGGAACTCATCGGAACATTCAACTTTCGAGATTCTATTCCTTATCTGAAATTTATGGATGTGCTTACAGGATTTGATGCGAAATTGAAAAAGACTGCAAAAGCATTCCATGCTCTGCTTGATCAAGTAATAGATGAACACCAGAAGAGTAACAACTATGATCAACAACTATCTGATAAGAAAGACCTTGTGGatattcttcttcatcttcaaaagGATGGTGAGCTTGGCGTCAATCTCACTCGAGAAAGCCTCATAGCAATCTTACTG GATATGTTCATTGGTGGAACTGATACAACAGCAACAACCATGGAATGGGCAATGGCAGAGCTTATGAAAAACccaacaataatgaaaaaagcCCAAGAAGAAGTGAGAAGAGTGGTGGGGAGCAAAACAAAGGTAGATGAATGTGATATGGATGAAATGGAGTATTTGAAATGTGTTGTGAAGGAAACCTTGAGACTACATGCTCCTGTTATGGTTACCAGAGAATCTTCAAGTAGTGTTCATAGTAAATTACAAGGTTATGATATTCCTCCCAAAACAAAAGTTTTGATCAATGCATGGGCAATTCAAAGAGACCCCAAGTTATGGGAAAATCCTGAAGAGTTTGTACCAGAGAGATTCATCGACAACCCGGTTGATTTTAAAGGCAATCACGACCAATTCATTCCATTTGGTGCTGGAAGGAGAGGCTGCCCTGGGATGACATTTGCTGTTGTGGAGGCTGAATATGTTTTGGCCAATTTACTCTACTGGTTTGATTGGAAGTTGCCTAATGGTGTAACCGTGGAGGATTTCGACATGTCTGATGTTTTCGAGCTTGTAATTCGTAAGAAAATACCTCTTCGTCTTGTACCAGTACTTCATTAA